A portion of the Eretmochelys imbricata isolate rEreImb1 chromosome 27, rEreImb1.hap1, whole genome shotgun sequence genome contains these proteins:
- the NBR1 gene encoding next to BRCA1 gene 1 protein isoform X2, with protein MLGSSLATGRSERRREPPPAQGPAERSPVPAGSGRRRPNSMEPQVNLSVTFRGETQSFLVSDSSNTTWADVEAMVKVSFDLSNIQIKYMDDDNDEVSINSEEEYEEALKIAVTQGNQLQMKVYQVNFLPSETSHSCSTQVCEKAGLEKLSIPKDGKRPLSHYSMLAQALGQDLKAERETTAQQKVNRSEAEGTNEKPPEWFTSYLESFRERVVKETVEKLEQKLSETLILHHRPPDSSSSSTVTPHPAPETQSTQGSQCDWLISCSNCHTRIVGIRYQCSVCPAYSICESCEAETYAHDPNHVLLKLRRPVLCVSETYSVGQFSPRLPATLEQVRLQKQMDKRFLKAEKQRLRAEKKQRKAEVRELKKQLKLHRKIHLWNSVHALEITGSPTIKPESLQPSAIMSPILPCSTVVPTLSAAFVDENLPDGTHIQPGTKFIKHWRMKNTGNVEWNSDTKLKFMWGNLTLGSSEKKDVLVPSLPAGQVGIVSVEFIAPPLEGTYASHWRLSHKGEQFGPRVWCSIVVDPSPVTACLERNQKTCSSSLKDNASCRNEAISSKLEVEGQQAGEEMEQTDLPVPAIPLKIKNIPSEREFYIPSVDLLTAQDLLSFELLDINIVQELERVPHNTPVDMTPCMSPLPHDSPLIEKPGLGQIEEENEGSGFKPVPDAHMVTVKAEHPVNLEEGEEDMSGTQFVCETVIRSLTLDAAPDHKPPQRKKSLQSSLQTLQDTFSYSVKSEEAIRTKSNSTSKPKEMGSKSQQTEENRFEKFAGSDGANLSGEPSDAEYEQEGDVKDEVQSQVSSASSEDYIIILPECFDTSRPLGESMYSSALSQPSLERAIDAEMEMVIPEGESQPQVHNINDILTTSQTLDAVPLTPEIVGTLPQLQRNPSSLQSHSLQKPNLPFTEEIPSAVPDQIREEPRYEDFPGPGPSGIVNNNKLKCPEYTRHPQGSSIAGGLVKGALSVAASAYKALFAGQSIAEQPTTTEEQTATLLANLCEMGFCDRQLNLRLLKKHNYNIVQVVTELLQINNNDWYSSRY; from the exons ATGTTAGGATCCTCTCTCGCGACAGGGAGGAGCGAGCGGCGCCGggagcctccccctgcccagggtcCCGCGGAGCGGTCCCCCGTCCCCGCCGGGAGCGGCCGCAGGCGG CCCAACAGCATGGAGCCCCAGGTAAACCTCAGTGTGACTTTTAGAGGTGAGACTCAGAGTTTCCTGGTTTCAGATTCATCAAACACTACCTGGGCTGATGTGGAAGCCATG GTGAAAGTTTCATTTGATCTAAGCAACATTCAGATCAAATACATGGATGACGATAATGATGAG GTCTCTATCAATAGCGAAG agGAATATGAAGAAGCTCTGAAG ATTGCAGTTACACAAGGAAATCAGCTCCAAATGAAAGTGTATCAAGTAAACTTCCTTCCAAGTGAAACTTCGCATTCCTGTTCCACGCAAGTCTGTGAAAAAGCTGGGTTAGAAAAACTGTCCATTCCCAAAGATGGAAAGAGACCTCTCTCACACTATTCCATGCTTGCGCAGGCCTTAGGGCAGGACTTAAAGGCTGAAAGGGAAACCACAGCACAG CAAAAGGTAAATCGCAGCGAAGCTGAAGGGACCAATGAAAAGCCTCCAGAGTGGTTTACTAGCTACTTGGAATCA TTTAGGGAACGAGTAGTTAAAGAAACTGTTGAGAAACTTGAGCAAAAACTAAGTGAGACGCTCATCCTTCATCATCGGCCCCCAGACTCATCCAGCAGCTCCACCGTAACACCACATCCCGCTCCAGAGACCCAGTCGACACAAGGCAGCCAGTGTGACTGGCTAATCTCCTGCAGCAACTGCCACACCCGGATTGTGGGGATCCGCTACCAGTGCAG TGTGTGCCCAGCCTACAGTATCTGTGAATCGTGTGAGGCGGAGACGTATGCACATGATCCTAATCATGTCTTGTTGAAGTTGCGGAGACCTGTTCTATGTGTCTCTGAGACCTACAGCGTTGGGCAGTTCTCCCCTCGTCTCCCTGCTACTCTGGAGCAAGTTAG GCTCCAGAAACAGATGGACAAAAGATTTTTGAAGGCAGAAAAGCAAAGATTACGAGCGGAGAAGAAACAGCGGAAGGCTGAAGTCCGAGAGCTCAAAAAGCAGCTCAAGCTGCACAGGAAGATTCACCTGTGGAACTCTGTCCATGCGCTGGAGATCACCGGCTCACCCACTATCAAACCAGAGAGCCTGCAGCCCAGTGCCATCAT GAGTCCTATCCTGCCCTGCTCAACAGTTGTCCCTACACTGAGCGCAGCATTCGTGGATGAGAATTTGCCTGACGGGACTCATATACAACCAGGGACAAAGTTTATCAAGCACTGGCGAATGAAGAACACTGGCAATGTGGAGTGGAACTCAGACACCAAG CTGAAATTCATGTGGGGAAACCTGACCCTGGGGTCTTCTGAAAAAAAGGACGTGTTGGTGCCATCCCTGCCAGCGGGGCAAGTGGGGATTGTCTCTGTCGAGTTTATTGCTCCTCCTCTAGAAGGAACCTACGCTTCTCATTGGCGGCTGTCACACAAGGGAGAGCAGTTTGGGCCCAGAGTTTGGTGCAGCATTGTTGTGGATCCCTCCCCAGTCACTGCCTGTCTGGAGAGAAATCAGAAGACCTGTAGTTCCAGTCTAAAGGATAACGCTTCATGTAGAAATGAGGCAA TTTCTTCAAAATTAGAAGTAGAAGGCCAGCAGGCTGGTGAGGAGATGGAGCAGACAGACTTGCCAGTGCCAGCCATCCCTCTGAAGATTAAAAATATCCCCAGTGAGAGAGAGTTTTACATCCCATCAGTTGATCTCCTTACTGCGCAG GATTTGCTGTCCTTCGAGCTGCTGGACATTAACATTGTGCAGGAACTGGAGCGAGTGCCACACAACACTCCTGTTG ACATGACTCCATGCATGTCTCCTCTGCCACATGATAGCCCTCTGATAGAGAAGCCTGGCTTGGGTCAGATAGAGGAGGAAAATGAGGGGAGTGGATTTAAACCAGTACCTG ATGCTCACATGGTGACAGTGAAGGCTGAACATCCAGTGAACTTGGAAGAAGGGGAAGAAGACATGAGTGGGACTCAGTTTGTATGTGAAACAGTCATACGCTCACTCACCCTGGATGCTGCACCTGACCACAAACCTCCTCAAAGGAAGAAATCGCTGCAGA GCTCTCTGCAAACACTACAAGACACCTTCAGTTACAGTGTAAAAAGTGAAGAAGCTATTAGGACAAAAAGTAATTCCACTTCCAAACCCAAGGAAATGGGGTCAAAGAGCCAACAGACAGAGGAAAATAGGTTTG AGAAATTTGCAGGGTCTGATGGAGCAAATCTCAGTGGGGAGCCTAGCGACGCAGAGTATGAACAGGAAGGGGATGTTAAAGATGAAGTTCAAAGCCAAGTGTCCTCTGCTTCTTCAGAGGATTATATCATTATCCTCCCTGAGTGCTTCGATACCAGCCGTCCACTGGGAGAGTCTATGTATAGCTCTGCCCTCTCTCAGCCCAGTTTGGAAAGAGCAATAGACGCTGAAATGGAGATGGTGATCCCAGAAGGAGAGAGCCAGCCTCAGGTCCATAATATCAACGATATCTTAACAACTTCACAGACATTGGATGCAGTACCATTGACCCCAGAGATCGTCGGCACCCTACCCCAACTGCAAAG GAACCCCTCTTCTCTTCAGAGCCATAGTCTCCAAAAACCAAATTTGCCATTTACAGAGGAAATACCTTCAGCTGTTCCTGATCAAATAAGAGAAG AGCCCAGATATGAAGACTTTCCTGGACCAGGACCTTCAGgaattgtaaataataataaattgaagTGCCCAGAATACACAAG ACACCCCCAAGGAAGCAGCATTGCAGGAGGGCTGGTTAAAGGAGCTTTGTCtgttgctgcctctgcctacaAAGCACTGTTTGCTGGACAGTCCATTGCAGAACAG CCTACAACTACAGAAGAGCAGACTGCCACTCTCCTAGCCAATCTGTGTGAGATGGGATTCTGTGACAGGCAGTTAAACCTGAGACTGCTGAAGAAACACAACTATAACATAGTGCAAGTAGTTACCGAATTGCTTCAGATCAATAACAATGACTGGTACAGCAGCAGATATTGA
- the NBR1 gene encoding next to BRCA1 gene 1 protein isoform X3 — MEPQVNLSVTFRGETQSFLVSDSSNTTWADVEAMVKVSFDLSNIQIKYMDDDNDEVSINSEEEYEEALKIAVTQGNQLQMKVYQVNFLPSETSHSCSTQVCEKAGLEKLSIPKDGKRPLSHYSMLAQALGQDLKAERETTAQQKVNRSEAEGTNEKPPEWFTSYLESFRERVVKETVEKLEQKLSETLILHHRPPDSSSSSTVTPHPAPETQSTQGSQCDWLISCSNCHTRIVGIRYQCSVCPAYSICESCEAETYAHDPNHVLLKLRRPVLCVSETYSVGQFSPRLPATLEQVRLQKQMDKRFLKAEKQRLRAEKKQRKAEVRELKKQLKLHRKIHLWNSVHALEITGSPTIKPESLQPSAIMSPILPCSTVVPTLSAAFVDENLPDGTHIQPGTKFIKHWRMKNTGNVEWNSDTKLKFMWGNLTLGSSEKKDVLVPSLPAGQVGIVSVEFIAPPLEGTYASHWRLSHKGEQFGPRVWCSIVVDPSPVTACLERNQKTCSSSLKDNASCRNEAISSKLEVEGQQAGEEMEQTDLPVPAIPLKIKNIPSEREFYIPSVDLLTAQDLLSFELLDINIVQELERVPHNTPVDMTPCMSPLPHDSPLIEKPGLGQIEEENEGSGFKPVPDAHMVTVKAEHPVNLEEGEEDMSGTQFVCETVIRSLTLDAAPDHKPPQRKKSLQSSLQTLQDTFSYSVKSEEAIRTKSNSTSKPKEMGSKSQQTEENRFEKFAGSDGANLSGEPSDAEYEQEGDVKDEVQSQVSSASSEDYIIILPECFDTSRPLGESMYSSALSQPSLERAIDAEMEMVIPEGESQPQVHNINDILTTSQTLDAVPLTPEIVGTLPQLQRNPSSLQSHSLQKPNLPFTEEIPSAVPDQIREEPRYEDFPGPGPSGIVNNNKLKCPEYTRHPQGSSIAGGLVKGALSVAASAYKALFAGQSIAEQQPTTTEEQTATLLANLCEMGFCDRQLNLRLLKKHNYNIVQVVTELLQINNNDWYSSRY, encoded by the exons ATGGAGCCCCAGGTAAACCTCAGTGTGACTTTTAGAGGTGAGACTCAGAGTTTCCTGGTTTCAGATTCATCAAACACTACCTGGGCTGATGTGGAAGCCATG GTGAAAGTTTCATTTGATCTAAGCAACATTCAGATCAAATACATGGATGACGATAATGATGAG GTCTCTATCAATAGCGAAG agGAATATGAAGAAGCTCTGAAG ATTGCAGTTACACAAGGAAATCAGCTCCAAATGAAAGTGTATCAAGTAAACTTCCTTCCAAGTGAAACTTCGCATTCCTGTTCCACGCAAGTCTGTGAAAAAGCTGGGTTAGAAAAACTGTCCATTCCCAAAGATGGAAAGAGACCTCTCTCACACTATTCCATGCTTGCGCAGGCCTTAGGGCAGGACTTAAAGGCTGAAAGGGAAACCACAGCACAG CAAAAGGTAAATCGCAGCGAAGCTGAAGGGACCAATGAAAAGCCTCCAGAGTGGTTTACTAGCTACTTGGAATCA TTTAGGGAACGAGTAGTTAAAGAAACTGTTGAGAAACTTGAGCAAAAACTAAGTGAGACGCTCATCCTTCATCATCGGCCCCCAGACTCATCCAGCAGCTCCACCGTAACACCACATCCCGCTCCAGAGACCCAGTCGACACAAGGCAGCCAGTGTGACTGGCTAATCTCCTGCAGCAACTGCCACACCCGGATTGTGGGGATCCGCTACCAGTGCAG TGTGTGCCCAGCCTACAGTATCTGTGAATCGTGTGAGGCGGAGACGTATGCACATGATCCTAATCATGTCTTGTTGAAGTTGCGGAGACCTGTTCTATGTGTCTCTGAGACCTACAGCGTTGGGCAGTTCTCCCCTCGTCTCCCTGCTACTCTGGAGCAAGTTAG GCTCCAGAAACAGATGGACAAAAGATTTTTGAAGGCAGAAAAGCAAAGATTACGAGCGGAGAAGAAACAGCGGAAGGCTGAAGTCCGAGAGCTCAAAAAGCAGCTCAAGCTGCACAGGAAGATTCACCTGTGGAACTCTGTCCATGCGCTGGAGATCACCGGCTCACCCACTATCAAACCAGAGAGCCTGCAGCCCAGTGCCATCAT GAGTCCTATCCTGCCCTGCTCAACAGTTGTCCCTACACTGAGCGCAGCATTCGTGGATGAGAATTTGCCTGACGGGACTCATATACAACCAGGGACAAAGTTTATCAAGCACTGGCGAATGAAGAACACTGGCAATGTGGAGTGGAACTCAGACACCAAG CTGAAATTCATGTGGGGAAACCTGACCCTGGGGTCTTCTGAAAAAAAGGACGTGTTGGTGCCATCCCTGCCAGCGGGGCAAGTGGGGATTGTCTCTGTCGAGTTTATTGCTCCTCCTCTAGAAGGAACCTACGCTTCTCATTGGCGGCTGTCACACAAGGGAGAGCAGTTTGGGCCCAGAGTTTGGTGCAGCATTGTTGTGGATCCCTCCCCAGTCACTGCCTGTCTGGAGAGAAATCAGAAGACCTGTAGTTCCAGTCTAAAGGATAACGCTTCATGTAGAAATGAGGCAA TTTCTTCAAAATTAGAAGTAGAAGGCCAGCAGGCTGGTGAGGAGATGGAGCAGACAGACTTGCCAGTGCCAGCCATCCCTCTGAAGATTAAAAATATCCCCAGTGAGAGAGAGTTTTACATCCCATCAGTTGATCTCCTTACTGCGCAG GATTTGCTGTCCTTCGAGCTGCTGGACATTAACATTGTGCAGGAACTGGAGCGAGTGCCACACAACACTCCTGTTG ACATGACTCCATGCATGTCTCCTCTGCCACATGATAGCCCTCTGATAGAGAAGCCTGGCTTGGGTCAGATAGAGGAGGAAAATGAGGGGAGTGGATTTAAACCAGTACCTG ATGCTCACATGGTGACAGTGAAGGCTGAACATCCAGTGAACTTGGAAGAAGGGGAAGAAGACATGAGTGGGACTCAGTTTGTATGTGAAACAGTCATACGCTCACTCACCCTGGATGCTGCACCTGACCACAAACCTCCTCAAAGGAAGAAATCGCTGCAGA GCTCTCTGCAAACACTACAAGACACCTTCAGTTACAGTGTAAAAAGTGAAGAAGCTATTAGGACAAAAAGTAATTCCACTTCCAAACCCAAGGAAATGGGGTCAAAGAGCCAACAGACAGAGGAAAATAGGTTTG AGAAATTTGCAGGGTCTGATGGAGCAAATCTCAGTGGGGAGCCTAGCGACGCAGAGTATGAACAGGAAGGGGATGTTAAAGATGAAGTTCAAAGCCAAGTGTCCTCTGCTTCTTCAGAGGATTATATCATTATCCTCCCTGAGTGCTTCGATACCAGCCGTCCACTGGGAGAGTCTATGTATAGCTCTGCCCTCTCTCAGCCCAGTTTGGAAAGAGCAATAGACGCTGAAATGGAGATGGTGATCCCAGAAGGAGAGAGCCAGCCTCAGGTCCATAATATCAACGATATCTTAACAACTTCACAGACATTGGATGCAGTACCATTGACCCCAGAGATCGTCGGCACCCTACCCCAACTGCAAAG GAACCCCTCTTCTCTTCAGAGCCATAGTCTCCAAAAACCAAATTTGCCATTTACAGAGGAAATACCTTCAGCTGTTCCTGATCAAATAAGAGAAG AGCCCAGATATGAAGACTTTCCTGGACCAGGACCTTCAGgaattgtaaataataataaattgaagTGCCCAGAATACACAAG ACACCCCCAAGGAAGCAGCATTGCAGGAGGGCTGGTTAAAGGAGCTTTGTCtgttgctgcctctgcctacaAAGCACTGTTTGCTGGACAGTCCATTGCAGAACAG CAGCCTACAACTACAGAAGAGCAGACTGCCACTCTCCTAGCCAATCTGTGTGAGATGGGATTCTGTGACAGGCAGTTAAACCTGAGACTGCTGAAGAAACACAACTATAACATAGTGCAAGTAGTTACCGAATTGCTTCAGATCAATAACAATGACTGGTACAGCAGCAGATATTGA